From the Acidovorax carolinensis genome, one window contains:
- the hslU gene encoding ATP-dependent protease ATPase subunit HslU, with the protein MSSMTPQEIVSELDNHIVGQASAKRAVAIALRNRWRRQQVEGSLRQEITPKNILMIGPTGVGKTEIARRLARLADAPFIKVEATKFTEVGYVGKDVDAIIRDLAEMAVKQTRESEMKKVRTRAEDAAEERILDVLIPPARAAAGAEPASDSTARQVFRKKLREGGLDDKDIEIDLAESRPQLELMGPAGMEEMTEQLRGMFSQMGQDKRRARKLKIAEALKLLIEEEAAKLVNEEEIRARAIANAEQNGIVFIDEIDKVAARQETSGADVSRQGVQRDLLPLVEGTTVSTKYGMVKTDHILFIASGAFHLSKPSDLIPELQGRFPIRVELESLSVQDFEAILTQTHASLVKQYQALLATEGVTLEFLPEGITRLAHIAFDVNERTENIGARRLATVMERLLDDVSFDAARLSGQTVTVDAAYVDTRLQTLSQDEDLSRYIL; encoded by the coding sequence ATGTCGTCCATGACCCCCCAGGAAATCGTTTCCGAACTCGACAACCACATCGTTGGCCAGGCCAGCGCCAAGCGCGCCGTGGCCATTGCGCTGCGCAACCGCTGGCGCCGTCAGCAGGTCGAGGGCAGCCTGCGCCAGGAAATCACGCCCAAGAACATCCTCATGATCGGGCCCACGGGCGTGGGCAAGACCGAGATCGCCCGGCGCTTGGCGCGCCTGGCCGATGCGCCCTTCATCAAGGTGGAGGCCACCAAGTTCACCGAAGTGGGCTACGTCGGCAAGGATGTGGATGCCATCATCCGCGACCTGGCCGAAATGGCCGTCAAGCAGACGCGCGAGTCGGAAATGAAGAAGGTGCGCACCCGCGCCGAAGATGCGGCCGAAGAGCGCATTCTGGACGTGCTGATCCCGCCGGCCCGCGCCGCGGCAGGCGCCGAGCCGGCCAGCGACAGCACGGCACGCCAGGTGTTTCGCAAGAAGCTGCGCGAAGGCGGCCTGGACGACAAGGACATCGAGATCGACCTGGCCGAGAGCCGCCCCCAGTTGGAACTGATGGGCCCGGCGGGCATGGAGGAAATGACCGAGCAGTTGCGCGGCATGTTCAGCCAGATGGGACAGGACAAGCGCCGCGCGCGCAAGCTCAAGATTGCCGAGGCCCTGAAGCTGCTCATCGAGGAGGAGGCCGCCAAGCTGGTGAACGAGGAAGAGATCCGGGCCCGCGCCATTGCCAATGCCGAGCAGAACGGCATCGTGTTCATCGACGAGATCGACAAGGTGGCGGCGCGCCAGGAGACCAGTGGCGCCGACGTGTCGCGCCAGGGCGTGCAGCGCGACCTGCTGCCACTGGTGGAGGGCACCACGGTGTCCACCAAATACGGCATGGTCAAAACGGACCACATTCTGTTCATCGCCTCCGGCGCGTTCCACCTGTCCAAGCCCAGCGACCTGATTCCCGAACTGCAGGGGCGCTTTCCGATCCGGGTGGAACTTGAATCCCTTTCGGTGCAGGACTTTGAAGCCATCCTCACGCAGACCCACGCCTCGCTGGTCAAGCAATACCAGGCGCTGCTGGCCACCGAGGGCGTGACGCTTGAATTTCTGCCCGAAGGCATTACGCGCCTGGCGCATATCGCCTTCGATGTGAACGAGCGCACCGAAAATATCGGTGCGCGCCGCCTGGCCACCGTGATGGAGCGGCTACTCGACGACGTGAGCTTCGACGCGGCCCGCCTGTCCGGCCAGACGGTGACCGTGGACGCGGCCTATGTCGACACACGCCTGCAAACCCTGAGCCAGGATGAAGACCTGTCGCGCTACATCCTTTGA
- the mraZ gene encoding division/cell wall cluster transcriptional repressor MraZ, which produces MFQGASSLSLDAKGRLSVPTRHRDVLSATAAGQLTITKHPHGCLMVFPRPEWEKFRERISQLPMSAQWWKRIFLGNAMDVEMDATGRVLVSPELREAAGIAKDAILLGMGNHFELWDKATYDAQEAQAMQGEMPDVFKDFSF; this is translated from the coding sequence GTGTTTCAAGGTGCCTCGTCGCTGAGTCTCGATGCGAAAGGTCGGCTGTCTGTGCCGACCCGGCATCGTGACGTCCTGAGCGCGACGGCTGCCGGCCAACTCACGATCACCAAGCACCCCCACGGCTGCCTGATGGTGTTTCCCCGCCCGGAGTGGGAAAAGTTTCGCGAACGCATCAGCCAGCTACCCATGTCCGCCCAGTGGTGGAAGCGCATCTTCCTGGGCAACGCCATGGACGTGGAGATGGACGCCACCGGCCGCGTGCTGGTGTCGCCCGAGTTGCGCGAGGCGGCCGGCATTGCCAAGGACGCCATCCTGCTGGGCATGGGCAACCATTTCGAACTGTGGGACAAGGCCACGTACGACGCGCAGGAAGCGCAGGCCATGCAGGGCGAAATGCCCGATGTGTTCAAGGATTTCTCTTTCTAA
- the rsmH gene encoding 16S rRNA (cytosine(1402)-N(4))-methyltransferase RsmH, translating into MTPDLQHTTVLLDEAVDALLGGAGREPAGTWVDATFGRGGHSRRILLRLGPQGRLVAFDKDPEAIAEATRITDARFSIRHEGFRHLADLPPGSAAGVLMDLGVSSPQIDSPGRGFSFRFDGPLDMRMDTTRGESVAQWLATAEVQQIAEVIRDYGEERFAGPIAKAIVARREERGPLATTAELADLVAGAVKTRESGQNPATRTFQALRIFINAELEELQQALEASLHVLQPGGRLVVISFHSLEDRIVKQFIAQHSKDVYDRRAPFAPPKVMKLVALDRVKPSAAEVAANPRSRSAIMRVAERTEAPA; encoded by the coding sequence GTGACCCCTGATCTGCAACACACCACCGTCCTGCTTGATGAAGCGGTCGACGCGCTGCTGGGCGGTGCGGGCCGCGAGCCCGCCGGCACCTGGGTGGATGCCACCTTTGGCCGGGGAGGGCATTCGCGCCGCATCCTGCTGCGGCTGGGGCCGCAAGGGCGCCTTGTGGCCTTTGACAAGGACCCCGAAGCCATCGCCGAAGCAACGCGCATCACCGATGCGCGTTTTTCCATTCGGCACGAAGGTTTTCGCCATCTGGCGGATTTGCCGCCGGGCAGTGCGGCCGGGGTGCTGATGGACCTGGGCGTGAGCTCGCCCCAGATCGACAGCCCCGGGCGCGGCTTCAGTTTCCGTTTCGACGGCCCGCTGGACATGCGCATGGACACCACGCGTGGCGAGAGCGTGGCCCAGTGGCTGGCCACTGCCGAGGTTCAACAGATTGCGGAGGTGATACGTGACTACGGTGAAGAACGGTTTGCTGGCCCCATTGCAAAGGCGATTGTTGCTCGGCGCGAGGAACGGGGCCCCCTTGCGACCACCGCCGAGCTGGCCGATCTCGTGGCTGGTGCGGTCAAAACCCGCGAGTCGGGCCAGAACCCTGCAACGCGCACATTTCAGGCTTTACGGATTTTCATCAACGCTGAACTTGAAGAGCTGCAACAAGCACTAGAAGCCAGCCTGCATGTGCTGCAGCCCGGTGGCCGGCTGGTGGTCATCAGTTTTCATTCACTCGAAGACCGCATCGTCAAGCAGTTCATTGCGCAGCATTCCAAGGACGTGTACGACCGCCGCGCGCCCTTTGCCCCGCCCAAGGTCATGAAGCTGGTCGCGCTGGACCGCGTCAAGCCCAGCGCGGCCGAAGTGGCGGCCAATCCCCGTTCGCGCAGCGCCATCATGCGCGTGGCCGAGCGGACGGAGGCACCGGCATGA
- the ftsL gene encoding cell division protein FtsL: MTRLSLVLLVAVMASALYLVHTQYESRRLFTQLDRAVAESRRLETEHQRLQVEKRAQATPLRVEKLARAQLHMRTATPAITQYVADPAGANGSTIVSGVQP, from the coding sequence ATGACCCGGCTCAGCCTCGTCCTGCTGGTGGCGGTCATGGCCAGTGCCCTGTATCTGGTGCATACGCAGTATGAGTCGCGCCGCCTGTTCACCCAGCTGGACCGGGCCGTTGCCGAGTCGCGCCGGCTGGAAACCGAGCACCAGCGGCTCCAGGTGGAAAAGCGCGCCCAAGCCACGCCGTTGCGGGTGGAAAAACTGGCGCGGGCGCAGTTGCACATGCGCACGGCCACTCCGGCCATCACCCAGTATGTGGCCGACCCTGCCGGTGCCAATGGCTCCACGATCGTTTCGGGGGTGCAGCCATGA